A stretch of Myxococcus hansupus DNA encodes these proteins:
- a CDS encoding AMP-binding protein, whose protein sequence is MSFDVRVILEQFATGTVPPGGVSDWHSRSWSDPEGFAAALAPAHVGRGAPFKSRAGQHYDFFHDLVGRHATTDRIALRSFERARGWQTLSYRQLHEQAARRATAWAQRGVKPGSRLCLLLPPGPELLVSLAAALGLGACISLLPPGGRRFVARRLAALAPQHIAAEPHQAPLLGPFAKCLLSSQAPTTPALASYTYKPGETVGLLFSPLAAPPHMPVALRAEDAWRGALVDGLLTFGLAPGEHLAAPGFHPLQHLPALLFATLLRGACYLHVEMADLEAAPALLNDHPVRALGVTPALRDLLARTRTPLKSVGHWFRNPEAPLDWQSWRDWVKQCGVSSVPCANVLVDAAAGGAVLCSQRRVGDIHSEAPPAPGRAWALHDLNQSGQEAAGDTGIFTLLPAEDRPQGHVVLSRFREQYHYAGTLEARREGRVFPAAEVTEALHEEPGPALDTSLLSVPLSGLAGAHRFVLLVFTGGQPAGAAPSLSDLRRRIELQLGAEFLPDRFEFFPLHPRRQEGQLDDAWCRAQYLSGALHRKTSDPLFQALTTLRTHVVHGAVARGPGAPETPRR, encoded by the coding sequence ATGTCCTTCGACGTCCGCGTCATCCTCGAGCAGTTCGCGACGGGCACCGTGCCTCCTGGAGGAGTGTCCGACTGGCACTCGCGAAGCTGGAGCGACCCCGAGGGATTCGCCGCCGCCCTGGCGCCCGCCCACGTGGGCCGAGGCGCTCCCTTCAAGAGCCGCGCGGGCCAGCATTACGACTTCTTCCACGACCTGGTGGGCCGCCACGCCACCACGGACCGCATCGCCTTGCGCAGCTTCGAGCGGGCCCGAGGCTGGCAGACGCTCAGCTATCGCCAGCTCCATGAACAGGCGGCCCGGCGCGCCACGGCGTGGGCCCAGCGAGGCGTCAAGCCAGGCTCCAGACTGTGCCTGCTGCTCCCGCCGGGTCCCGAGTTGCTGGTGAGCCTGGCGGCCGCGCTCGGGCTCGGCGCCTGTATCAGCCTGCTGCCGCCCGGAGGACGGCGCTTCGTGGCGCGCAGACTGGCGGCGCTGGCCCCCCAGCACATCGCCGCCGAGCCACATCAGGCGCCCCTGCTCGGCCCCTTCGCGAAGTGCCTGCTGTCGTCCCAGGCCCCCACCACCCCGGCGCTCGCCTCCTACACGTACAAGCCCGGTGAGACCGTGGGCCTCCTCTTTTCGCCGCTGGCGGCACCACCCCACATGCCGGTGGCGCTGCGAGCCGAGGACGCCTGGCGGGGCGCCCTGGTGGATGGATTGCTCACCTTCGGGCTCGCACCGGGAGAACACCTGGCCGCCCCTGGATTCCATCCGCTCCAGCACCTGCCCGCCCTGCTCTTCGCCACGCTGCTGCGCGGCGCCTGCTATCTGCATGTGGAGATGGCGGACCTGGAGGCCGCACCGGCCCTGCTGAATGACCACCCGGTGCGCGCGCTCGGCGTCACGCCGGCCCTGCGGGACCTGCTGGCACGCACCCGCACCCCGCTCAAGAGCGTGGGCCACTGGTTCCGCAACCCCGAGGCGCCCCTGGACTGGCAGTCCTGGCGGGACTGGGTGAAGCAGTGCGGGGTGTCCTCGGTGCCTTGCGCCAACGTGCTCGTGGACGCGGCGGCGGGCGGCGCCGTGCTCTGCTCTCAGCGGCGCGTGGGGGACATCCACTCCGAGGCACCGCCAGCCCCCGGCCGCGCCTGGGCCCTCCACGACCTCAACCAGAGCGGCCAGGAGGCCGCGGGCGACACGGGAATCTTCACCCTGCTCCCCGCGGAGGACAGGCCCCAGGGCCACGTGGTGCTCTCCCGCTTCCGCGAGCAGTACCACTACGCGGGCACCCTGGAGGCACGGCGCGAGGGGCGCGTCTTCCCCGCGGCCGAGGTGACGGAGGCACTCCACGAGGAACCCGGGCCGGCGCTCGACACCTCCCTGCTCTCCGTGCCCCTGAGTGGACTCGCGGGTGCCCATCGCTTCGTGTTGCTCGTCTTCACGGGTGGACAGCCGGCGGGCGCGGCACCGTCTCTCTCGGACCTTCGCCGGCGCATCGAGTTGCAGCTCGGCGCCGAGTTCCTGCCGGACCGCTTCGAGTTCTTCCCCCTGCATCCGAGGCGCCAGGAAGGACAGCTCGACGATGCATGGTGCCGCGCGCAGTACCTGTCGGGCGCCCTGCACCGCAAGACGTCGGACCCGCTGTTCCAGGCGCTCACCACGCTGCGGACCCACGTCGTCCACGGCGCCGTGGCGCGAGGACCGGGTGCCCCCGAAACACCGAGGAGATGA
- a CDS encoding DUF4280 domain-containing protein: MATLVVSGATLKCSFGAASAPLGVLPLNKVMAGAPAANTVDSLPMMNVPPFGMCRSLSNPMVAAATAAALGALTPQPCMPITVGPWSPGCSKVRIGNMPALNDSSKCNCAWGGVIEVANPGQTVVNVD, encoded by the coding sequence ATGGCAACCCTGGTCGTGTCCGGTGCCACGTTGAAGTGCAGCTTTGGCGCGGCCAGCGCGCCGCTGGGCGTGCTGCCGCTCAACAAGGTGATGGCTGGCGCACCGGCGGCCAACACCGTGGACAGCCTGCCGATGATGAACGTGCCGCCCTTCGGCATGTGCCGCTCGCTGAGCAACCCCATGGTGGCCGCTGCCACCGCGGCGGCGCTGGGGGCGCTGACGCCGCAGCCGTGCATGCCCATCACGGTGGGCCCGTGGAGCCCGGGCTGCTCGAAGGTCCGCATCGGCAACATGCCGGCCCTGAATGACAGCTCCAAGTGCAACTGCGCGTGGGGCGGCGTCATCGAGGTCGCCAACCCCGGCCAGACGGTCGTGAACGTCGACTGA
- a CDS encoding DUF2381 family protein, with amino-acid sequence MPASPVALLAVLMLLSGAATAQQPSTAASPEVRRVELLAEPSEAMPPTEVQISPRVSTTFEFDAALDPAKVVLEGEKRFSLVDIGRNTLRLVPSEQVLPGERLRLTVLFKDGSVPRGGAFVLVAHPARAERLIEVWRQPRTAESYQQEAMAARSETQQCHEENARLRAEHEGPAGIAGLLATGIIKEEGVDAKFLLVNKELHQHPGNALWAHRAWSYRAPARVAISVEVENPDAANPWSAEGASLVSRTGASLKILTVWQKAPISRYPDGRVVVEAEATPDAAKGTYTLKLWGPGGLRAITLSGVTFP; translated from the coding sequence GTGCCCGCGTCACCTGTCGCCCTTCTCGCGGTGCTCATGCTCCTCTCTGGAGCCGCGACCGCCCAACAGCCTTCCACGGCCGCGAGCCCCGAGGTGCGCCGTGTCGAACTCCTGGCGGAGCCATCCGAGGCGATGCCGCCTACCGAGGTCCAGATAAGCCCGCGAGTATCCACCACCTTCGAGTTCGACGCCGCCCTCGATCCGGCGAAGGTCGTGCTCGAGGGCGAAAAGCGCTTCTCGCTCGTGGACATCGGGCGGAACACGCTCCGGCTGGTGCCCTCGGAGCAAGTCTTGCCGGGCGAGCGCCTGCGACTGACAGTGCTCTTCAAGGACGGTTCGGTCCCCCGCGGTGGCGCATTTGTCCTCGTCGCCCACCCCGCGCGTGCCGAGCGACTCATCGAGGTGTGGCGTCAACCTCGTACGGCGGAGTCCTACCAGCAAGAGGCGATGGCGGCCCGATCGGAGACCCAGCAATGCCACGAGGAGAATGCGCGGCTGCGCGCAGAGCACGAAGGTCCAGCGGGCATCGCGGGCCTCCTGGCCACCGGCATCATCAAGGAGGAAGGCGTCGATGCGAAGTTCCTCCTGGTCAACAAGGAGCTCCACCAACATCCAGGCAATGCACTCTGGGCACACCGGGCATGGAGCTATCGCGCCCCTGCCCGCGTGGCCATCTCGGTCGAGGTTGAGAACCCTGATGCCGCCAATCCCTGGTCAGCGGAAGGCGCGTCGCTGGTGAGCAGGACAGGCGCATCGCTGAAGATATTAACGGTCTGGCAGAAGGCCCCCATCTCTCGCTACCCGGACGGACGCGTCGTGGTGGAAGCGGAAGCAACGCCGGATGCAGCCAAAGGCACTTACACCCTGAAGCTGTGGGGGCCGGGCGGACTGCGCGCCATCACGCTCTCCGGCGTGACGTTCCCGTAG
- a CDS encoding helix-turn-helix domain-containing protein: MYAKLSQRIGSQVRAARHRAGLSQAQVAESIHVPTRVLSRLERGRLLPSLPTLVDLCGVLRVSVDLLLSGEGQASPAPEGSGP, from the coding sequence ATGTACGCGAAGCTCTCCCAGCGGATTGGAAGCCAGGTCCGCGCCGCCCGGCATCGGGCGGGCCTGTCGCAGGCCCAGGTGGCCGAGTCCATCCACGTGCCGACGCGGGTGCTCAGCCGCCTGGAGCGCGGAAGGTTGCTGCCCAGCCTCCCCACGTTGGTGGACCTGTGCGGCGTGCTTCGTGTCTCCGTGGACCTCCTGCTGAGCGGCGAGGGGCAGGCGTCTCCCGCGCCCGAGGGATCCGGCCCGTAG
- a CDS encoding serine/threonine-protein kinase, whose product MSPRLHPVVPPGTDVGGYLVEERLGAGGFGAVYRARRGARSSALKLIPLWGLTAWAEREVAILLRLKHANLVRIRGHGQWPDEAPQSFFIVMDYVEGRRLDVWAEEENPSAREVLRKVLGVARGLGAAHRAKVVHRDLKESNVVVRDADGEAVVVDFGAGGYESAPRITGGVLPPGTLEYRAPEAWRFQQEHGDAHGRAYQPGPSDDLYALGVVLYWLLTGSRPFHPAEAEGVEAVLNRAPRKPQALNPLVPDALGDVCMRLLAKAPEERPPDAGSLCAELEGLLAQADEDWDVKLCDAHGANTATTLAEAPQAVEDELAQWLKRRKARPRRGPRPPRGEDAHDSVSNAAAIPFEPPPVARAKALRVAAWMAPWMVLIVGGLVLARGLMPSAPHAEVAVETPPVAPAFAITSWAPGQEVAAPWRPLEADEAAGPLDGASTLAAVALPATHSKEKVSVKMMKDTGMLPQPETQRSRGTTVGKTLGLGVAACLSMACPSAEVRPTPAPEDCPPGAIEAMEQLGLFAPGLERPLTTFDLSPGKGGGLIKVREGTTTVRMVSTWGGMPPGTLFSGQLLVGPERVYGRLTEARTPENERIPVCVQFVEAQDARLGLLKREPISDPGSAIVYSSMDLKAVRRFE is encoded by the coding sequence GTGAGCCCGCGCCTGCATCCCGTCGTGCCCCCGGGCACGGACGTTGGCGGGTACCTGGTGGAGGAGCGGCTGGGCGCCGGGGGCTTCGGCGCCGTGTACCGCGCCCGACGGGGCGCGCGGAGCTCCGCGCTCAAGCTCATCCCCCTCTGGGGGCTGACCGCGTGGGCGGAGCGCGAGGTGGCCATCCTCCTGCGCCTCAAGCACGCCAACCTGGTGCGCATCCGTGGACACGGCCAGTGGCCGGACGAAGCGCCCCAGTCCTTCTTCATCGTCATGGACTACGTGGAGGGGCGCCGCCTGGACGTGTGGGCCGAGGAGGAGAACCCCTCGGCGAGAGAAGTCCTGCGCAAGGTGCTTGGCGTGGCGCGCGGGCTGGGCGCCGCGCACCGGGCGAAGGTGGTGCACCGGGACTTGAAGGAGAGCAACGTCGTCGTGCGCGACGCGGACGGCGAAGCGGTGGTGGTGGACTTCGGCGCGGGCGGGTACGAGAGCGCCCCCCGCATCACCGGCGGCGTGCTGCCGCCCGGCACCCTGGAGTACCGCGCGCCCGAGGCCTGGCGCTTCCAACAGGAACACGGAGACGCGCATGGCCGCGCCTACCAGCCCGGCCCCTCGGATGACCTGTACGCGCTGGGCGTCGTCCTCTATTGGCTGCTGACGGGCAGCCGGCCCTTCCATCCGGCCGAGGCCGAGGGCGTGGAGGCCGTGCTCAACCGCGCGCCCAGAAAACCCCAGGCGCTCAACCCGCTCGTTCCCGATGCCCTCGGCGACGTGTGCATGCGCCTGCTGGCCAAGGCCCCCGAGGAGCGGCCCCCGGACGCCGGCTCGCTGTGCGCGGAGCTGGAGGGACTGCTGGCCCAGGCGGACGAAGACTGGGACGTGAAGCTCTGCGACGCCCATGGCGCGAACACCGCGACGACGCTCGCGGAGGCGCCGCAAGCGGTCGAAGACGAGCTGGCGCAGTGGCTGAAGCGACGCAAGGCCCGGCCTCGCCGTGGACCGCGTCCGCCACGCGGCGAAGATGCGCATGACTCCGTTTCGAACGCAGCGGCCATCCCTTTCGAGCCGCCTCCCGTGGCACGCGCCAAGGCCCTGCGCGTGGCGGCCTGGATGGCGCCGTGGATGGTCTTGATCGTGGGCGGGCTGGTGCTCGCGCGCGGCCTGATGCCCTCCGCTCCGCACGCCGAGGTCGCGGTGGAAACGCCCCCCGTAGCGCCCGCCTTCGCCATCACGTCCTGGGCTCCCGGTCAGGAAGTGGCGGCACCCTGGAGGCCACTGGAAGCTGACGAGGCCGCAGGCCCGCTCGATGGAGCCTCCACCCTTGCGGCCGTCGCCCTTCCCGCGACGCACTCCAAGGAGAAGGTCTCCGTGAAGATGATGAAGGACACCGGCATGCTCCCCCAGCCCGAGACGCAACGCAGCCGGGGCACCACCGTTGGCAAGACGCTGGGCCTGGGGGTCGCGGCCTGCCTGTCGATGGCGTGCCCCAGTGCCGAGGTGCGCCCGACGCCGGCTCCCGAGGACTGCCCTCCAGGAGCCATTGAGGCCATGGAACAACTCGGCCTCTTCGCTCCCGGACTCGAGCGGCCACTGACCACCTTCGACCTGAGCCCCGGCAAAGGCGGGGGGCTCATCAAGGTCCGTGAGGGCACGACGACGGTTCGCATGGTATCCACTTGGGGTGGCATGCCACCGGGGACGCTGTTCTCCGGGCAGCTCCTCGTAGGCCCGGAGCGGGTCTACGGACGGCTCACCGAGGCGCGTACGCCCGAGAACGAGCGGATCCCCGTCTGTGTGCAATTCGTCGAGGCACAGGACGCCCGCCTCGGTCTCTTGAAGCGAGAGCCCATCAGTGACCCCGGCAGCGCCATTGTCTACTCCAGCATGGATCTGAAGGCTGTGCGCCGCTTCGAGTGA
- a CDS encoding DUF262 domain-containing protein translates to MNTNAKSIIGKFESAQDRLVIQASDLSLETIASMVEAGAIDVRPGYQRRERWPHQQQAALIESFLLNIPVPPVYLAEEDFGTYSVIDGKQRITTIHAFMRNKLTLSPLNYFHELNGLKASELPPQLVNALRVRPYVRAVTLLKQSSPELKYEVFTRLNSGGEPLNAQEIRNVIFRGALNESIYKLSRNSFLKQQLKIKDEKSAAYREMADAEFVLRFLTLSESWNSFSGDFRFSMDKFMAANSHANESRLGDLEQRFERAISACASLWGKNAFKRPANDSWRDQMLAGMYDAEMVGVNLASDSQITKLQQHHLRVQKETKLLFKDPQFESAVRQGTNTPARVHYRINAIHKMLVALAGQ, encoded by the coding sequence ATGAACACTAACGCCAAGTCAATCATAGGCAAGTTCGAATCAGCCCAAGATCGCCTAGTAATCCAAGCATCAGATCTTTCACTGGAAACAATTGCAAGCATGGTCGAGGCCGGCGCCATAGACGTTAGGCCCGGATACCAACGTCGAGAGAGATGGCCACATCAACAGCAAGCCGCCCTGATAGAATCATTCCTTCTAAACATCCCCGTTCCCCCTGTCTACTTAGCAGAAGAGGACTTCGGAACTTACTCAGTCATCGACGGAAAGCAGCGCATCACGACAATACATGCCTTCATGAGAAACAAACTCACACTCTCCCCTCTCAACTACTTCCATGAACTCAATGGACTGAAAGCATCCGAACTCCCCCCTCAACTAGTAAACGCCCTCCGCGTCCGACCGTACGTTCGAGCTGTCACGCTTTTAAAACAATCTTCGCCCGAGCTGAAATACGAAGTATTCACAAGACTAAACTCAGGAGGAGAGCCGCTAAACGCACAAGAGATCCGAAACGTAATTTTCCGCGGAGCCCTCAATGAGTCAATATACAAGCTCTCAAGAAACTCTTTCCTAAAACAACAACTCAAAATCAAAGACGAAAAATCAGCCGCCTATCGCGAGATGGCAGACGCGGAGTTTGTCTTGAGGTTTTTGACTCTATCGGAGAGCTGGAATTCATTCTCTGGAGATTTCCGTTTTTCGATGGACAAATTCATGGCCGCCAACAGCCATGCAAACGAGAGTCGCCTTGGCGATCTAGAGCAGAGGTTCGAACGAGCGATTAGCGCGTGTGCATCTCTTTGGGGCAAGAACGCTTTTAAGCGACCTGCCAACGACAGTTGGCGCGATCAAATGTTAGCGGGAATGTATGACGCAGAGATGGTAGGAGTGAATCTGGCTAGCGACTCACAAATAACCAAACTTCAGCAACATCACTTAAGGGTCCAAAAAGAAACAAAACTTCTATTTAAGGACCCTCAGTTTGAATCAGCAGTGCGGCAAGGCACGAACACTCCTGCACGCGTCCATTACCGGATCAACGCCATTCACAAAATGCTAGTGGCGCTTGCTGGTCAGTAA
- a CDS encoding SMI1/KNR4 family protein, translating to MPIDTLLAEVSRHHFPNPPATPAQIAAFEARVGWNLDADLRAFYLHCDGAALFEPVPDADYRILPLAELRRARVAIFGRDEDAYGSPSLYALVDMQDTNYVVIDVASKASRYPLFDAFHETFPQADQIAPSFEDFLARALKSGGRSFWLGA from the coding sequence ATGCCCATCGACACCCTGCTTGCTGAAGTCTCGCGACACCACTTCCCCAACCCTCCTGCGACGCCTGCCCAAATCGCGGCATTCGAGGCTCGCGTGGGGTGGAATCTGGACGCTGACTTGCGAGCCTTCTACCTCCACTGCGACGGAGCGGCGCTCTTCGAGCCCGTTCCCGACGCGGACTATCGGATTCTCCCGCTGGCGGAGCTTCGCCGTGCGCGAGTCGCCATCTTTGGCCGCGACGAGGACGCCTACGGCTCACCGTCGCTGTATGCCCTGGTCGACATGCAGGACACCAACTACGTCGTCATCGACGTGGCGTCGAAGGCCTCCAGGTACCCGCTGTTCGACGCCTTCCATGAAACGTTCCCGCAGGCGGATCAGATTGCACCGTCCTTCGAGGATTTCCTCGCACGGGCGCTGAAGAGCGGCGGTCGCTCCTTCTGGCTGGGGGCGTAG
- the ltrA gene encoding group II intron reverse transcriptase/maturase produces MRRRSRGCRRSVDRGRRRQGIEPRKQDIQDADAVIRSGRQHARGRHGEPEDGVTWEAYREGLEDNLQSLHGRLHRGAYRARPSRRVYIPKADGRQRPLGVAALEDKLVQRSLVKVMNAVYEEDFLGFSYGFRPGRSQHHALDALAVGLQRMKVSWVLDADIRGFLDAIDHGWMLKFLEHRIADKRVLRLIQKWLGAGVMEKGKWMQTEEGTPQGATISPLLANIYLHYVLDLWAQQWRKRWARGSIIIVRYADDFVVGFQFYSDAERFQVALRERLRKFSLELHPEKTRLLLFGRYAAKMREERGLGKPETFDFLGLTHICGRTRSGKFLLRRHTMRRRMRAKLREVKAELQRRRHLPIPEQGAWLRVVVRGYFAYHAVPTNIMALSSFRTQLAHLWHRALQRRSQRAGMNWGE; encoded by the coding sequence ATGCGCAGGCGCTCGCGAGGGTGTCGGCGAAGCGTTGACAGGGGAAGGCGCAGGCAGGGTATCGAGCCGCGAAAACAGGACATCCAGGACGCCGACGCTGTTATCCGAAGCGGAAGGCAACACGCCCGAGGGCGCCATGGCGAGCCCGAAGACGGTGTCACGTGGGAGGCCTACCGCGAGGGGCTGGAGGACAACCTCCAGTCGCTCCACGGGCGGCTGCACCGAGGAGCGTACCGGGCGAGGCCCTCACGAAGGGTGTACATCCCCAAGGCGGACGGGCGGCAGCGACCGCTCGGCGTCGCTGCGCTGGAGGACAAGCTTGTCCAGCGCAGCCTCGTCAAGGTGATGAACGCCGTCTACGAAGAGGATTTCCTCGGCTTCAGCTACGGGTTCCGGCCAGGGCGCAGCCAGCATCATGCGCTGGATGCGCTCGCGGTCGGTCTGCAGCGGATGAAGGTGAGCTGGGTGCTCGACGCGGACATCCGTGGATTCTTGGATGCCATCGACCACGGGTGGATGCTGAAGTTCCTCGAGCACCGGATTGCGGACAAGCGGGTCCTGCGCCTCATCCAGAAATGGCTGGGCGCAGGAGTGATGGAGAAGGGGAAGTGGATGCAGACGGAGGAGGGAACACCACAGGGGGCCACCATCTCGCCCCTGCTGGCGAACATCTACCTCCACTACGTCCTCGACCTCTGGGCCCAGCAATGGAGGAAGCGGTGGGCGCGCGGCAGCATCATCATCGTGCGCTACGCCGACGACTTCGTCGTCGGGTTCCAATTCTACTCGGATGCCGAGCGGTTCCAGGTGGCGCTCCGCGAGCGGTTGCGGAAGTTCTCCCTGGAACTGCACCCCGAGAAGACGCGACTGCTCCTCTTCGGGCGGTACGCTGCGAAGATGCGGGAGGAGCGTGGACTCGGTAAGCCGGAGACCTTCGACTTTCTCGGCCTGACGCACATCTGCGGCAGGACGCGAAGCGGGAAGTTCCTGCTACGTCGGCACACGATGCGGAGGAGGATGCGAGCGAAGCTACGCGAGGTGAAGGCCGAGCTCCAGCGACGCAGGCATCTCCCCATCCCGGAACAGGGGGCATGGCTGCGCGTAGTCGTACGCGGCTATTTTGCCTACCACGCAGTACCCACCAACATCATGGCGCTGTCGTCCTTCCGGACTCAGCTCGCCCATCTCTGGCACCGGGCGCTGCAGCGCCGCAGCCAGAGGGCTGGGATGAACTGGGGCGAATGA
- a CDS encoding helix-turn-helix domain-containing protein, which translates to MNEELATRIGSAAREARTQLGLTQAEVAEKLGLAHMVYSRLERGKMLPSVQTLLRMCAVLRIGSDALLGLADAEEGREARGSGGAPRLRQLTGLARKMDDEQLDALVKVAQVLLR; encoded by the coding sequence ATGAACGAAGAACTGGCGACCCGCATTGGAAGTGCCGCCCGGGAGGCCCGGACGCAGCTCGGGCTCACGCAGGCGGAGGTGGCCGAGAAGCTGGGCCTGGCGCACATGGTCTACAGCCGCCTGGAGCGCGGGAAGATGCTGCCCAGCGTGCAGACGTTGCTGCGGATGTGCGCGGTGCTGCGCATCGGCTCGGATGCGCTGCTGGGGCTCGCGGACGCGGAGGAGGGAAGGGAGGCGCGAGGCTCGGGCGGAGCGCCCAGGCTGCGGCAGCTCACCGGCCTCGCGCGAAAGATGGACGATGAGCAGCTCGACGCCCTGGTGAAGGTGGCCCAGGTGTTGCTGCGTTGA
- a CDS encoding HEPN domain-containing protein translates to MSIARGSFLERLAAFHRALSADSLVDKALTDSDHNETARLLRNGLAVVGFSSLEGFIRSRTSEILGRISGSPVKFSDLPVRLQESCTFGAIKALSFQIDLRSRNGEDVTSFIQRVGSQIASTSRSTYELAELSFAHDKSNINSNDIKEILGAFGIKDGWGNISKFAGRTGLPSLGLEDSFRTASRTRNRAAHRPDADIATSDLDSFHKAALGIAIGFDALISRASRLIVENAAFRSGAHQLAHDNIPIRFLDASGSRWREKEEASSKASRISAIEAIAWTECINKARSKQQIAIKRNPASLPLLWVTTDNE, encoded by the coding sequence GTGTCAATCGCCAGGGGGAGCTTTCTCGAACGACTCGCCGCATTCCACCGCGCGCTTTCCGCTGACTCACTCGTCGACAAGGCCCTAACAGATTCCGACCACAATGAAACAGCACGCCTGCTTCGAAACGGGCTCGCAGTGGTTGGATTTTCGTCGCTCGAAGGATTCATTCGAAGCCGGACAAGTGAGATCCTAGGGAGAATCTCAGGCTCTCCAGTAAAATTCTCGGATCTTCCTGTTCGCCTTCAAGAAAGCTGCACGTTTGGGGCCATCAAGGCACTTAGCTTTCAAATTGACCTCCGCAGCCGAAATGGCGAGGACGTGACATCCTTTATACAGCGAGTCGGAAGCCAGATCGCCAGCACATCGCGCTCGACCTACGAACTCGCAGAACTTTCATTCGCACACGACAAGTCCAACATCAACAGCAATGACATCAAGGAAATCCTTGGCGCATTTGGAATCAAGGATGGATGGGGGAACATTAGCAAATTTGCTGGCCGAACTGGCTTGCCCTCTCTTGGCCTTGAAGATTCTTTCCGAACCGCATCTCGTACACGCAACCGAGCCGCACATAGACCAGACGCAGATATCGCAACGTCCGATTTGGATTCATTCCATAAGGCGGCACTTGGAATCGCCATCGGGTTTGATGCACTCATCAGTCGTGCAAGCCGCCTAATTGTGGAGAATGCAGCATTCAGAAGCGGCGCTCATCAACTCGCTCACGACAACATTCCGATTCGTTTTTTAGACGCCAGTGGAAGCAGATGGCGAGAAAAAGAGGAAGCGTCAAGCAAGGCTAGTCGCATATCCGCCATTGAGGCGATTGCCTGGACAGAATGCATCAACAAGGCGCGCTCAAAACAACAAATCGCAATCAAGCGAAATCCGGCGAGCCTCCCGCTTTTGTGGGTGACCACCGACAATGAATAA